AAACCTTAACTAAAATTATATCAAAGCGTTGGCGCTGTTTTAGCTCTACCTTTAAATTAGAAGTCTAGTCTTACGCCAACAAGATCATTAAGCTTAGTAACGATTTTGTCTGCGTTCACCACCACCAAAAGTTTTTCTTTTTTCAGGTGGTTTAGCTTTGTTAACTTTGATCTCACGACTCATCCACTCTGCTCCATCCAGAGCAGTTATCGCTGCATCTTCTTCTGCATCTGTTTCCATTTCTACAAATGCAAAACCTCTAGGACGACCTGTATCACGGTCTGTGGGGATATGCACTCTTTTTACGGTTCCGTAATCAGCAAATACCTCATTTAGATCATTATCGGTGACTTTATAGCTGAGGTTGCCTACATAAATTGACATAAATCGATTGTTCCTTTAACTGTCGGGGAAAGTGGAGAAATAAACGGACAAAAGCTGATCAATACTAGAAAAGGAACATTTCGGAGAAATCTACAAAAATTTTTTATTCTCGCTAACTCAATTTGAGTAACCGCTCAACCCCTAGACCACTATATAAATCTACTACGTAGCATAAATTTCTAGAGTTCACGAAACCACTAAACTGTCAGTAGCCCTAATCAATATTGAATTGTCACTTTAGCATCGCTATTCATTCTCGGTCTATTTAAATATAGCATTAATTATTTGTTCTTAGCAAGTTTTTTACAAATCAATTAGCGGTTAAAGTCAGAATCAGACTTAATAAGAGTAAAATAGACAGTAATAATAAGCCTTTATACTTATTTAACCAATATTTTAGTGGTTTTTTAGCTACAGAATCAGGTTTAAATTCCTCAGAAGCGTCTTGATAAAGGGTACAGGTTTGAGCGTAAGGACGTTGGGGAAAAGTACAGGTATCATCCTGATGGTAGAGACAGCGATCGCATAAATACTCTGTGGAGTCAGCGTAGTGTAAAGGGATCCCAGGATGACCAAAAGCTTTAAGAGGTTTCCGACAAGAAGGACAAGTGACCATCTCTGCTGAGATTTTTTGAGTACAGTGAGGACAAGTTAACATAACAGCAAATCTTAAATCTTTTTGATATTTTAGCAATTCTTACTAATTAAGATGCTTAAATAAAGCTTAGTAGAAAACTTAAAATCAATAATCTCAGCAATAAAGTCAAACTTAAACGGAGACTGTATCAGAGTCAATCATTAAACAATAATTAAGTTGTTAAATGATTGGGGAAAAAGTCAAATACATTGCTTTTTAGGCAATTTAAAAATAGCAAAAAGGAATAGAGTCAATGGTTGCCACAACCCCAGCCAAAAAAGAAGCTAAAGTCGATAAACGCTTCAAAGTCATCGACGTAACCCTCAAACGCCATAACGGAAATCCCGAAGGCTTAATAGAAGTATTACACAAAGCCCAAGAATCCTTCGGTTATCTAGAAGAAGACGTCTTGACATATATAGCCAGAGGACTAAAATTACCCCTATCTCAAGTATATGGGGTAGCGACATTTTATCATCTGTTCTCCTTAAAACCAGGTGGAGTTCATACCTGTATCGTCTGTATGGGTACAG
The Gloeocapsa sp. DLM2.Bin57 DNA segment above includes these coding regions:
- a CDS encoding RNA-binding protein, translated to MSIYVGNLSYKVTDNDLNEVFADYGTVKRVHIPTDRDTGRPRGFAFVEMETDAEEDAAITALDGAEWMSREIKVNKAKPPEKRKTFGGGERRQNRY
- a CDS encoding zinc ribbon domain-containing protein, which codes for MLTCPHCTQKISAEMVTCPSCRKPLKAFGHPGIPLHYADSTEYLCDRCLYHQDDTCTFPQRPYAQTCTLYQDASEEFKPDSVAKKPLKYWLNKYKGLLLLSILLLLSLILTLTAN
- the hoxE gene encoding bidirectional hydrogenase complex protein HoxE produces the protein MVATTPAKKEAKVDKRFKVIDVTLKRHNGNPEGLIEVLHKAQESFGYLEEDVLTYIARGLKLPLSQVYGVATFYHLFSLKPGGVHTCIVCMGTACYVKGAGKIIANLEEKLGVKVGETSADGQVSLLSARCIGACGIAPAVVFDGTVAGKLDPQSTWAKIEELKGE